GTGaaaattctttagttttgtgcctgagaaattttttaaaatctttCCACGCAGGGGGCAGTTTGTCAATAATCACAGCAACTTGAAATTGTTCATCTAAAGACATACCTTCAGAAATTATTTCATGAGCGATTTTCTGAAGTTCATGAGATTGGGCTTCCACTGACTTGTCATCGGTCATCTGAAATTTGAGGTAGCGACTGACAGCGTACTTCTTGGTTCCAGCCTCCTCAGTGTCATACTTCTTTTGCAGTGCGTCCCAGATTTCCTTGGCATTTTGGTCAGAATTATAATAGTCATACAAGTCATCAGATAAACCATTGAGAATGAAATTTTTGCATAAAAAATCATTTTCGACCCAAGCATCTAAAGCCTTAGTTTGTTTCTCTTTTTCATCGTTGTCTTCCTTTTCAGATACAGTAGGCTTATCAGTAGTGAGAGCGGTGTTAACCTTTTTGATTGTGAGGAAAAATAACATCTTCTGTTTCCATCTTTTAAAGTGGTTACCCTCAAAACGAAATGGTTTGTTTATGTCTACAACACCATAGTTATCATCGGTAGTCATGGCAGAAACTAAACGTCTTAAAATTGTTGTTCTAAGTTGCTGCAGAAATAAAAAAGGAACGAAATTACCGAATGATTGTCTGGGTTGAGTCGCGGActaggtcgctctctttaagacgttcgcGGCACTGCCCAGAATTCGTGCAAGCAGACTATCAGCCCcgtcgtccccaggataaaacagcccaGTCTTCACTGTGATCGGACCTCCACTGCACTGTAGAGACCCGTCGTATACTACACCCTTAATAATACTACTGCTCGGATTTTTTCTTTAATCGTAAATAGAGTTTAATTTTTTCGGAAAATAAAGACgtttttttattaaaacatgGGAGAGGCATGGCAGTTATAACCCTGAAAAATCTGAAGAGATTAAGTCTTCAGTTTACCACTTATTAACcacgtttttattaaataaaaaaatatttaataaataattttttagaaaaaataataaggtGCACACCAACCAACCAGCTCGGTCGGACGGACGGCGGCGGCGCGCGTGTGTGGTGGTCAGGTAAGCCTTTGTATGACTCCTCCCTCTCccacaaaagtgggtaccccttggggcacaaccCCAAGGCTGAAGTCCACACTCTATATACCCTTACAAGAGAGTATTCTAAACCAATGTGGGACTCTTCCTCTAGAGAGTCATTAAAGcaccttttctatttttaataattcatactATAATATATTAAAAGTTCCAACAAGCTCACCTAGTCAGAGGTGGACTCGACCTCGATGCTTGTTCTATAGTCTTCAACATATAGgacatgcttttttttttttatatatatatatagattttgtTGTTAGTTCAGGTAGTAAACATACTTGGGCTTGTGGGTTACTTCAATATTTGAGCATGTGTGGAACTGGTATTGCATATGTGATTACTACTGCAACAAGTATGAGGTAATTCATAgccatttttttactttttatctcTGTTTTTAACTGAAGTTTGCTTTGAGTTTTGATGTTTTGGCATGTGTTTTTTTGCTTAATGTAGTGCAATTATGAGATCCAATTGTTACCATAAAAAAGGGCACGAGGCTGATTGTTCTTATGGAAAATCTCTGTACATGTTGCTATTTGGAGTGGTGCAAATTTTTATGTCACAGATTCCAGATTTCCATAACATGGCTTGGCTTTCTATCATTGCTGCTATCATGTCATTTGCCTATGCTTTCATTGGATTAGGCCTAGGCTTCTCCAAAGTCATAGGTAAAAACATAACTGTGTAAAGTTCTCATTGTAAAGTAACATTTTTTCTTTTGTGCAGAGTAGCATTCTCTAGAAGGTGTTGAATGAATTTGATAGAATGTCTAGCAAGAATGTTTTGTAAAAAACTATCAAACTATTTTACAAAGTGACATTAAGTTTAAGACTATAAGTAGTAGTTTTGGACTTAGTTTGGCTTGGTGAAAAAATTGCAGAAAATGGAACAATTCAAGGGAGCATAGCAGGAGTTCCAGGTTCAAACACTGCCAACAAACTATGGCTACTCTTCCAAGCACTGGGAGACATCGCTTTCGCCTATCCATACACGATGATCCTTCTCGAGATTCAAGACACCTTGAAGTCTCCTCCAGCTGAGAACAAAACCATGAAGAAGGCTTCAGTGATTTCAATCTTTGTGACTATGCAGTCTTTGGTAATGACACACCAGGGAACCTCTTAACTGGATTTGGATTCGATGAACCTTTTTGGCTCATAGACTTTGCTAATGCCTGCATTATATCCCACTTGGTGGGAGGATACCAGGTAATCTAATTAATATGCTACTCCAAATAACTTCAATAAACTTTAAACAaagcaaaagaagaaaaagaactcATGATTGGCACCATGATGACCTACTCCTATATTTGTTATGAAATTTCCCCTATATTTCTCAATGCTCTCATGTTAGAAAAATGGTTGATGAGGAAATTTCCGAACATTGCTTTTgtgtaggggtgcacacgggttggattttcgggtttcgtgtGCATCAGGTTTaggttttgcgggtttcgggtggagaaaaatggtaccgaaactgATCCGAAAAATTCGGGTTTTTGTGAGGTTTCGGGTTAGGCTGGGCctattgggttttgggccgaaaatcccaattttgcaaaaataccatttttttcaaaaataccataattttcgGATTTCGGGTCGGATTTAACCCGAATCCAACAGGTTTTCTCAAAAAATGGGTTGTCTGGTTACGGGTCAGGGTTTGCGGGTTGTCTGGTTACGGGTCAGGGTTTGCGagtttttcgggtcaaatgttcacctataattttgtgaataacttccacaaaGTCAAAATTCCATTACTGCCACCATTTCAACTCAATTATCTCAGACTGTTTTGGGAGTGTTGGGAGCCTTGAATTTTTGGCCTCTAGCCATATATTTTCCTGTGGAGATTTATTTTATACAAAAGAAAGTAGTGGCTTGGCCTAGAAAATGGATTGTTCTTAGAACTTTTACTTTCTTTTGCTTTCTTATCACTCTGGTTGGCTTTATTGGATCCCTTCAAGGCCTTATTACTGCCAAATTAAGCTAAGAAAACAATGGATTATTATTTGTTATGACGTAGTAATGTCATTCTTCTTTGAttgaaaattaataaattaaaaaacagCAATATTAGAAACAAATCGACGAAAACGTACAAAAACGACAACAATATGATAAACGACATTAATGTAGAAATACGACATCGAATTCAATACGAAGAGTGAATGATGATATCGTAAAAAGAAGAAAACGAGGGTAATATATCAGTTCGGTAACTCAAGTGCCCATGGTGTATGTTTGTGTATGAGAAAAGAAAAGCAAAATTAGGAACAAAAACGACAGTAATTTAATAAACGACAATAATGTTGAAAAGCGACAACCAATAGTGGTCAAGCCTGAACAGGAAAAACACCGACTTTATAAAAAAAACGACGAAATCGTAAAAAAACGACAATAATATAGGAAACGACAGCATGTTGAAAAAcgacaataatatatataaaaaaaattatggatatTTGCAGCGAAAATACTTAAATTATTGTGTTTGCAGCACTTAGTACCTAAGTTGTTTGTTTGGCGGCGAAAGTACATTCTGTTTATGTTTTGGTGTAATTTAGTGCATCTGTTTGTTTCGTCATTAAGTCCGTCACCATGGAGGGAAATTTACTTATAACTTAGATACTTTTGCAGCAATTATATCTTAAATTGGTTACTTTCGCTACAAATATCCCTTTAATTAGGTACTTTCACTTCAAATATCCATTTAATTGAGCATTTGCACTTACGTATCACAATCGAATTTAACGGTGAGAACTGACGGTTGTACTAAACTGCATCAAAACATGGACAGAATATAATTTCGCCACAAAAAAATTAACTTGAATACTTAAGTGTTACAAACGTAATAAATTTAGTACTTTTACTgcaaatatttcaaaaaatcatgACATTAAATTATGATATAGAGATTAGAAAAACGACGGTAATGTCAGTTCGGTATTTTCACATTATATTGCTCCACCTCAATTCAAGTAGGTATTATAGATAGGAAAGGAACAGCAGTATTAGGGACAAAACGACAACAATACACGAAACGACAATACTGTTTGAACACGATAATAGTGTGATGATATTGAGAAAAACGAAAACGAcggtaaagaaaaaaaaaaagaaggtaaAACGACAACAACTGTAAATAAAATGTAATACTGTTAGAAAACAGCACATTGAAAAAGAAAAGTGAAGAATAAATGTATATTGAAATAGAAAACGACAAATCTCAGCAAAGAAAACGACAACAATATGAGGTCAGATACAATGCACACCAGTCTAATCCACTCCACGTAAGCTAAACAATTCTCTCGTGTGTTTTTAAATCAACGTTCAATTTAAATTTCactaattaaatattttgataaGGACACGTGTCAACCATCCATGAATATTTAGtgcataatattaaaataataataataatgatgatgacgtGTGTACTAATGATTGGGCGACAAAGTCGTACAAAAGTGAGACACATGGAGTTGGACAGAGCCGTACGACTCTTTAACACTAACAGCCTAGGATTATGCCACGTGTCCACCACCTTCGCCTTCTTCACTTATAAAAAAAAGACTGCATTTTTCTTCGACgctcactcactctctctctctctctctccattgtTTGAATTTAAGTTCTTTCTCAAACAAAAACATCATTACAGAGTGAGACAGAgataagagagagaagagagagagtgtTATATATTATCAAGAACACGTATGCTtcttttttgttttcttcttcaaatgatttttattattaattatatattcttTGTCACATCATGactcatatcatattatatatatatatatctgttgtTTGATTATTTTCATCACATTCAGTCTCAGACGCCATGGGAGGAGGAGAAGCTTATCTTCATCATCATCACTCTCAAAACACCCCATTATTGCCCAAGTTTCCTCTTAAGAGAACCGGTAAGTGATTCCCTGTTATTTTTCTTATCTGGGCAACTTTTAGATTCATCATCGTCTTAGTATATACGTTTTCCTGGGCTGAATTCGAAATGTATAAGCATATTAggtgtttgtttgtttgtctgtTTAGTAATCTCATcatcaactatatatatatatatatatatatatatatattagtgatTACATTTACATTTACATGTTTGGTGATCCAGGTGTGTAAACAACACATGTATATATCTATTTCTAGGTCGACTTTGAAATGTTATAGTATGTAAggtgtttgtttgtttgtttgtttgtttgtgtaGACATCTCATCATCAACTTACATACAATTACTTGTTTTGAATTGTGAAAAGGAAATGTATGGACGGCTGTAGCACATATCATAACAGGGGTGATAGGATCAGGTGTATTATCCCTTTCATGGAGTATGGCTCAGTTAGGTTGGATTGTGGGTCCTCTTGCCATGCTTGCCTTTGCAACCACAACTCTTTTCTCAGCGTTCCTTCTCTGCAACTCTTACCGATCACCAGACCCTGAACATGGTCCTGCTCGAAATCGCTCCTACATTGAAGCTGTTGATATGAATTTAGGTGAAACAAATCATCCCTTTTCTTTACTTGGTTGTAATATCTAATCCATGGATTTCTTGTTGTACTTTAGTTGATATGATTTGAAATTCTTTTGCAGGGAAGAACAATGCTTTGGCATGTGGCTTTCTTCTCCAACTGACCATGTATGGATTTGGTATTGCCTATACTATCACATCTGGCATTAGTATGAGGTATGTTATCATGCTTTTGTTCTTTTAGGATTGTTTGGCAAAGTAAACTTATTTTGATTGTCACCTTGCAAATTTGCATTCTTTTGATAGTTCTTCACAAAATTACTACTTCTGACACATTCGACACCCTTTTATTTTGCAAAGAAGTATTTTAAGAATGTCGTTTCTCTTCATGTTTGGATTCGGATTAAAACTTGAAGATCATATTGTAAACATTATTCTATGATGATACCACAGAGCAATTCAAGAATCAAATTGCTACCACAAAGAAGGGCATGAAGCCCAATGTATATATGGAGATTCTTCTTATATGCTACTATTTGGAGTTGTTCAAATAATACTATCCCAACTGCCTGATTTTCATGGCATACAATGGCTCTCAATTGTTGCTGCAATCATGTCTTTCGCCTATGCCCTCATTGGATTGGGACTAGGCATTGCAAAAGTTATAGGTATGAATGAATATGTCATTAAACTACTCTTTTTTTAACCTCATTTCAttctcttctactcattctaataTTTTGCTTGTCATTGTATGAATGAAGCTCACGGCTACATTGGAGGCAGCATAACTGGAATTTCAACATCTAATCCAGCTGATAAAGTATGGTTGGTATCCCAAGCCCTTGGAGACGTTGCGTTTGCTTATCCGTTCTCCATAATACTCTTCGAAATACAGGTGAATTTTTAACAAGATTCAAGAACTACATTCATTAAACTATGGCTTTTATTAAGAGGCTGACATAAAAGAACAATATTTGCTGAATTTCGAAGGACACTTTGGAGTCACCCCCACCAGAAAACCAGACAATGAAGAAGGCGTCCGCAATATCGATAGTAGTTACAACCCTTTTTTATCTCTTTTGTGGAGGCTCTGGATATGCTGCATTTGGTAACTACACACCAGGGAATCTCATGACTGGTTTTGGATTCTACGAGCCATATTGGCTCATTGATTTCGCTAACATCTGCGTTGTCCTTCATCTAGTAGGCGGTTATCAGGTACCAACATATCATGATGCTTAAGTTGAAAAAATTTCACACTTCCATCAGCAAAATAGTCATTTTGCACAATAGTCTCTTTTTGATAATTCTTTGCAAATTATTCTTTCAAACACTCGACACCTGTTGAAAATACTCGACACCCTATCTGGAAGttcattttgcaaagaattatctAAAGAATACTATTTTACAAATCGACATTAAAAAAAATGTCTTTTTTCACTTAAATCACATAATGTGAATTTTTGGTTTTGGTGGCAGATATACAGTCAACCATTATTTGCTAATGTAGAACAGTGGTTGGCTGAGAAGATCCCACAAAATGAAGTCTTGAACAAGAATTACAGACTTCAACTTCCACTAATCTCAGCTTTTAGACTGAACCCTCTTAGGCTGAGTTTCCGAACAGCCTATGTCCTATCAACAACCGTGATTGCGATGATCTTCCCTTACTTCAACCAGATTCTTGGGGTGTTAGGAGGCATAAACTTCTGGCCCTTAACCATATATTTTCCAGTAGAGATGTACTTGAAACAATCAAATGTTGAAGCTTGGACAACAAAATGGATACTGCTTCGTATTTTTAGCACCGTTTTCTTGCTTATAACGGTTTTTGCCTTGATTGGTTCCATCCAAGGAATAATAAGTGCAAAGCTAAGCTGAGGAGAAGAAGTTGAGAGATGCACATTGCATTGTTATACAtaatctagagagtcataaaagTTATTTAATTTGCATAATTGCAGTTGATTTAGGTTGATTTTTGGTTGGCTGCTAGTTTTTTTAAATGCATCCATAATTGCACTTGCACAAGTCAATAATATTTCATGAGTTTAATGATTGATTATTGGTACTTGATACAAATCTTGTTTGTACTGACACAAGTTACAAGCCAACAGCCTCAACATTTGCAACTCAAACTAGGAGAAGCTAAAGCAGTAGTTAAAAACACTCAGAAAGAGCAGATCATGGACCAAATCAGCAGCTTTTTTCTCTTTTTGATTAGCTACCAATCGACCAATCAAAAAATGCCACATCCTGCTCGGGTTTTTTAGCATTTTTGGGTTAATTAAGGTAGTTTAATGATTGATTATTGGTACTTGATACAAATCTTGTTTGTACGGACACAAGTTACAAGCCAACAACCTTAACATTTGCAACTCAAACTAGGAGAAGCAAAAGCAGTAGCTAAAAACACTCAGAGAGAGCAGCATCATGGACCAAATCAGCAGCTTTTTTCTCTTTTTGATTGGCTACCAATCGACCAATCAAAAAATGCCACATCCTGCTCGGGTTTTTTAGCATTTTTGGGTTCATTAAGGTAGTTTAATGATTGATTATTGGTACTTGATACAAATCTTGTTTGTACGGACACAAGTTACAAGCCAACAACCTTAACATTTGCAACTCAAACTAGGAGAAGCAAAAGCAGTAGCTAAAAACACTCAGAGAGAGCAGCATCATGGACCAAATCAGCAGCTTTTTTCTCTTTTTGATTGGCTACCAATCGACCAATCAAAAAATGCCACATCCTGCTCGGGTTTTTTAGCATTTTTGGGTTCATTAAGGTAGTTTAATGATTGATTATTGGTACTTGATACAAATCTTGTTTGTACGCACACAAGTTACAAGCCAACAACCTCAACATTTGCAACTCAAACTAGGAGAAGCAAAAGCAGTGGTTAAAAACACTCAGAAAGAGCAGCATCATGGACCAAATCAGCAGCTTTTTTCTCTTTTTGATTGGCTACCAATCGACCAATCAAAAAATGCCACATCCCGCTAGAGTTTTTTAGCATTTTTGGGTTGATTAAGGTAGTTTTTGTGTGAGAAAAGAGGAAAGCCACCCAACCCTGCATATATCATAGGtcaaaaagaaagagagaaagagagttgacCAGGCATCTTGTGGGTGAGCTACCAGCCTAACTATCACACGCTCTATAGCGTTGAATTCTTTAATAAAATCATGCACCTTTGATGCCCCTATGCACTATATGCCTTCCTTTGTAATTTtaaccctttttttttctttcccatGCAGCCTTATACAAACAACTTTTCCCACACTCACTCCTTTTATAAGAATTGCTTTCTCCACTACTCTCTTCTCACCATTATTCAAGGgaaaaaaatagaaacaaaatTACCCcaaaacaacttttttttttacttcttttgGCTTCTTTTATTGTTTCCGAAAGTTTAAGACACAAACTTAATAACCCTTATTTGGTTTCTTTTATCTCTTCTATTTAATCACCAATTTACACTAAAAAGATGGGTAGGATTCCTTGTTGTGAGAAGGACAATGTGAAAAGGGGACAATGGACTCCTGAAGAAGATAACAAGCTCTCTTCTTACATTGCTCAACACGGTACTCGCAACTGGCGCCTCATCCCCAAGAACGCCGGTTTGTGCTCTCTTCTTTTTTTCGTTTGTCCCTAGTTCTTGCTCTTGCTTCTTAATTTCCTATACATATTGATTTTCATCTGTTCATATAGGTCTACAAAGATGTGGGAAGAGCTGCAGGCTGCGCTGGACCAACTACCTCCGGCCGGACCTAAAGCACGGCCAGTTCTCTGACTCAGAAGAGCAAACCATTGTCAAGCTTCACTCCATTGTTGGTAACAGGTACAATCACTTTGCAAATGAATAGCCATACCATACCATACCACTTCATCTCTCTTTCTTTAGTAGCTTAACTCGTTCCAAATGACCATATCACAGATGGTCAATAATTGCAGCCCAACTGCCTGGGCGCACAGACAATGATGTGAAAAACCACTGGAACACAAAGTTGAAAAAGAAGCTTTCCGGCATGGGAATTGATCCAGTCACTCACAAACCATTTTCCCACCTCATGGCAGAGATAGCCACCACGCTGGAACCTCCACAGGTGGCTCACCTCGCAGAAGCAGCGCTCGGCTGCTTCAAAGACGAAATGCTCCACCTCCTTACCAAGAGGAGAATCGATTTTCAACTGCAGCAATCAAATGCTTCGCTAGGGAACGCTACAGCCACGTACACAGACAGTAAGCAAGAAGAGAGTGAGGATGTTGAGACCATTGAGAAGATCAAACTCGGCCTCTCAAGGGCCATCCAAGAACCTGATATGCTTCCCCCAAACAAGCTTTGGGACTCGGCAGCAGCTGGGCCAACTTTCATGAGTTTTACAGGCGATTGCAGTGCCTTCCCTTACCCTGGGTTTCAGTATGAACCATCTTCTTGCAGCAATGAGAGAGATGGATCGCCATGGAACCAGAGTATATGTACGGGGAGCACGTGCACGGCTGGAGATAGGCAGAGCTGCTTACCTGACAAACTCGAAGAAAATAGAGATGACTCGAATGCAGGGAAAGAAATAAGAAATGAAACCATCATATTCAACACAGATAGTGTCTTGTGGGATTTACCCTCTGATGAGTTAATGCATCCAATAGTTTAGtgtaatagaaaataatacaaaagtgGGAAAGAATTCTTTCTCCCGAGGAAAATAAACTTCTAATGGTAGCAATAATAATGATGGAAAATGTAAATGAAGCTCATTTTTATAAACTATGACCAGAAGAATAATTCAATACATTATTTCTTGCTATCAATCTCAATCAATGTTTTAACAAACTTATCTATTCTCTCACTACAAACAAATACATTGTAAAAATCAAGCGAAGTACGACGATGATGACGATGTATCAGCAAGAACCTGCAAGCAACCATATAAAAAGATTCAGAAACTATGAATAGGAAGAAGACTAATTACAGTTAGATGTTCAATTCAAGGTCTAGCATCTCTTAAGGAACTACCTCGAGTTGTTCTTCGGTAAAAGAATCTTTTTGAATATTCCATGTGTCTGCATGGGTGCGGCGGAATTCTGCAACAGCTTTCGTAACTGTAGATTTCACAGGCGAGGCCTCTCCAACAAAGCGAGCTAGTAATGTAACATGCTCAGGCAACCAActgaaaaaacaagaaaaaattgCTTAAATGGTTACAGAAGAAGAGGAATAAACATCTGAAAACACTATGCTTTGTATTAAACAATACAAACCTGGGCATGTCGTAAGGGGCGGACAACACAGAAGCTGCCAATGCGAGTACAGCCCCGTGTATGGAAGCTACTGATGGACTTGAACTCAAATTTCTGCATTTGGAAATTACCAGTCTTAATGTACAAAATCATACTATTACCCATATAAGTATTCTATATATATGACCAGCATAAAATACCGCTGTTTCCTTTTCCGTTGAAGGGTATTTGCTTCCTTGTAAGCTTTATCGCGAAAGTCTTTAGCTAGATCTTCATCCCCGCCCTTCATGAGACCTGCTAGAACTGCTGCAGCATGCTCTCTTACCTGAAGCAGAACAAAAATATTAGTTCAAGAACATCCTAATAACAACTTTTAAATTAGACATTACATGTTTGTAGATTTAAATAAGTCATACAAAAGCTAAATTTACTGCAAAACACAAATATTATTATCAAAATATAATAGAGCAAGGAACTTGCCTCAACTTGGTTGTCTACAAGTAGCTTCTCAACAGTTTTCCAGATTTTCTGCTTCTCTGTGCTTGAAAGAATGAAGGTGTGCCTATATTGAGATCATTAAAAGGGATGAGTCAACATAAGACAATACCAAAACTGTAAAATTTCTATCCAGACTCTAAACATCACAGCTTATATAGAATGGCAATGTAGGGATTCTTCGAGTACGATACCTGTACATAAAAGTTCGCAGGAACGTCAATGTTGCAGATCTCGTTCTCCAGTTGGAATCATTTGCTGAAGAAAGAATCACACATAGAGCTTCCTGGAGATGGGGTTCCCAGAAAACCCTCCACTTTAACAATTCGAAAGCTGCCTTGGCCAAGGTTGACAAATCTTTATTTGATGTCTCCTTCAAAAAGCAACCAATAACTCTCAGATATGAAGGATTGATCCCGAGGCAAGTGAGAAAGATACAAGATCCACTATCcagtatatacaaatatatatatatatatatattcacaagATACATTTACAAATACACAAACCCCATGACACGCTCTCACCCACCCAACCACATGAGCCAGCCTCGAGTGACCAGGATATTTTGTTTGTTAGCCTTATCACATAGATTATCTCCAAATATAGATTGTCATGAAAGAGAGAACAAATTTACTACACATTCATAGAACTGTAGACCAGAAAAAGAATCAAGTCCACACTAGTTCATGTTTTATAATGTTAAATGATGACACTATTCATGGCTATTGGTCAAACACACACAAATTGGTAAAGGCAAGCGGGCTTCAAACAAAAGCAGAAGCTCAAACCAAAACTGAAAAGTCACTAGAGTTATAAACAGAATCAAATTTAAGCTGTACGCACCTGCAAAGATATTACAGGATAAAGAAGACCGACAATTGCATCCAGCAAATATGATGATCTCCCCGACTTCAGAGATGAGATGATGAAATGGAAAAGCTTCACAAAACAGAAAAATATGTTCAATAGATGTTTTAAAAAGCAAAAAATATTCCATAGAAAGACTTCAGAAAATTCAATACCGTCTCCATCCATTTGACATCATCTTGTGAATCACCATTCAAATGCCCATTTTGACTTGCATTCTTCTTGGTCTCCAAGCTGTCTGATTGATTGCTATGCTGAATGTTTACTACCACCTCAGAAGCTCGTTTTTTGAGAATCTGAATCCAACTTCTCTGTTGAAGTTGGCTGTCAAGATCCATATTCTCTCCTTCTTGTGAATGTTTATGACAAACTGATGCATAAAGCTGAATATTTGAGCACAACACCGAAAGAGTAACACCTATAGCTTCCCTTACCTGTCTCATACAAAAGATATATCAAAGCACGATAAAAATATCTCTTAACTTTCCAAGATTATTCCAAAATAGAAATTGGATTATCATTTAATGTGTGTCCAACTCTTTTGTTTTACTAATTCTGAATACAAAAGTACAGCCAATACCTACATAATCTACACTCTGCACTGTTCTACTTTCTTATTCATTACTCAAATATCAAAATCTGCATTGTTTAGACCTTTTTGCACTCATGTGAAAAGGGAAAACAAAATGGGATTCTCCTAAAAATAAcaacatgatccataaattttTTACAAGAATTTAGAAGAACCTTTTTATCTAGTATCCAAAGAAATTAGTCATTGCTTGTCAGTGTTTTGCACAATCACAATTCTATTGCATAGTAACAAGCATTTGCAGAGATTTTTTGCAGACGAGATATTAAAGGACATTTAAAGCTTACTTTTACTTgaatatatttgttatataaatAGCAGTGAataaaaaaacctaaaaaaaagGAACTAGAAAAGTAGTAGAATATAGGCAAAGCTCGCTTACTTGGGCAGATGAATGGCACATATTAGCAAGTAGCTCCTCCAGAAGTTTAAAGTGGAGCCGAACTTCAGTTGCTGACATCTTTTGAGGGGATATTTCGATAAGTGCAGCCGAAAGAAAAGCATAACGCTTGGCAACAACAGTAGTAGTTACTGTTGAAGGTAG
The Humulus lupulus chromosome 6, drHumLupu1.1, whole genome shotgun sequence DNA segment above includes these coding regions:
- the LOC133783510 gene encoding transcription factor MYB80; this translates as MGRIPCCEKDNVKRGQWTPEEDNKLSSYIAQHGTRNWRLIPKNAGLQRCGKSCRLRWTNYLRPDLKHGQFSDSEEQTIVKLHSIVGNRWSIIAAQLPGRTDNDVKNHWNTKLKKKLSGMGIDPVTHKPFSHLMAEIATTLEPPQVAHLAEAALGCFKDEMLHLLTKRRIDFQLQQSNASLGNATATYTDSKQEESEDVETIEKIKLGLSRAIQEPDMLPPNKLWDSAAAGPTFMSFTGDCSAFPYPGFQYEPSSCSNERDGSPWNQSICTGSTCTAGDRQSCLPDKLEENRDDSNAGKEIRNETIIFNTDSVLWDLPSDELMHPIV
- the LOC133786162 gene encoding probable amino acid permease 7, yielding MCGTGIAYVITTATSMSAIMRSNCYHKKGHEADCSYGKSLYMLLFGVVQIFMSQIPDFHNMAWLSIIAAIMSFAYAFIGLGLGFSKVIENGTIQGSIAGVPGSNTANKLWLLFQALGDIAFAYPYTMILLEIQDTLKSPPAENKTMKKASVISIFVTMQSLGCTRVGFSGFVCIRFRFCGFRVEKNGTETDPKNSGFCEVSG
- the LOC133783508 gene encoding probable amino acid permease 7, whose protein sequence is MGGGEAYLHHHHSQNTPLLPKFPLKRTGNVWTAVAHIITGVIGSGVLSLSWSMAQLGWIVGPLAMLAFATTTLFSAFLLCNSYRSPDPEHGPARNRSYIEAVDMNLGKNNALACGFLLQLTMYGFGIAYTITSGISMRAIQESNCYHKEGHEAQCIYGDSSYMLLFGVVQIILSQLPDFHGIQWLSIVAAIMSFAYALIGLGLGIAKVIAHGYIGGSITGISTSNPADKVWLVSQALGDVAFAYPFSIILFEIQDTLESPPPENQTMKKASAISIVVTTLFYLFCGGSGYAAFGNYTPGNLMTGFGFYEPYWLIDFANICVVLHLVGGYQIYSQPLFANVEQWLAEKIPQNEVLNKNYRLQLPLISAFRLNPLRLSFRTAYVLSTTVIAMIFPYFNQILGVLGGINFWPLTIYFPVEMYLKQSNVEAWTTKWILLRIFSTVFLLITVFALIGSIQGIISAKLS